The Pseudanabaena sp. ABRG5-3 genome includes the window ATTACTATGCACCTGCGGAGGATCGCTGTCTGCTGTGGAATGATCCTGATGTAGCGATCGCTTGGCAGATTAGTGAGACCCCGATTGTGTCTGCTAAGGATGCTGTTGGCAAACTATTAAAAGAAGCGGAGTTATTTGCATGAGTTCAGTAGAAAGATTTCAAAAAGTACTGATCACAGGTGGAGCAGGTTTCATTGGCTCTAATTATGTGCATTATGCCCTGACCCATCATCCAACTTGGGAGATTGTGGTGATCGATAAGCTTACCTATGCGGGCAATCTCGATAATCTCAAGGATATTAGCGATCGCATTACTTTCATTGAAGGGGATATTGCTAATCCCGAAGATGTGGAAAAAGCGGTGAGTGGCGTGGATGCAATCCTCAACTTTGCGGCTGAGAGTCATGTCGATCGCAGTCTGCGCGATCCCTTGCCCTTCATTCGTACCAATATTGAAGGAACATTACTTCTATTAGAAGCAGCACGCAAGCATCAAATCAAGCGATTTCTCCATGTATCGACCGATGAGGTTTATGGGGATTTAGTTGGTAGCGATCGCCACTCATTGGAGTCTGACCCTCTATTGCCACGTAGTCCCTATGCTGCATCAAAGGCGGGAGCTGAGCATCTGGTATTTTCCTATGGGATTAGTTACGGATTAGATGTGGTGATTACCCGTGGTTCAAACACCTATGGCCCCTATCAATATCCTGAAAAGATTATTCCTCTTTTTGTTACCAACGCTCTAGAGTCAAAGTCTCTGCCAATTTATGGTAAAGGGGAAGCTGTGCGAGATTACCTGTATGTGGAAGATCATTGTTCGGGCATTGATACGGTACTCCATGCAGGTGAAAGTGGTAATGCTTATAACATTGGCGCGAGGGTACAAATCAATGGGATTGAAGTTGCTACCACTGTTTTAGGGCTACTTGACCGTCCTGAATCATTAATGCAGTATGTCAGCGATCGCCCCGGTCATGACTACCGCTACTCCGTTGATCCTAGTGCTGCTGAGAATTTGGGATGGGAACGGAAATGGGACTTTAAACGTGGTATTGCCCAAACCGTTGCTTGGTATCAACAAAATGCTGATTGGTGGCAAGCGGTCAAAGATAAAAAGGTATTCCAAGAGCATTACAAAGAATGGTACACCCGATGACTAACGTACTCAAAGTTGCTTTGATTGGGGCAAATGGTCAGTTAGGCTCAGATATTGTCAGTCACTTTTCGCAAAGCGATCGCTATCAATTTACGGCTTTGACTCGCGATGATGTGGATATCACGCAAGCGGAATCAGTACAAAAGACTTTGACCAGTCAAAAATTTGATGTAGTGATCAATAGTGCTGCCTATGTAAGGGTTGATGACTGTGAGCAAGAGGTAGATACTGCTTTTAAGGTCAATGCCTTCGGTGCTTTGCATGTGGCTAGAGCCTGTCGTGAAATTGATGCGCTTTGCGTCCATATCAGTACTGATTATGTTTTTCGAGGTGATCAGTCATCTGCCTATATAGAATCTGATCTAGCAGATCCGATTAATATTTATGGCG containing:
- the rfbB gene encoding dTDP-glucose 4,6-dehydratase, with translation MSSVERFQKVLITGGAGFIGSNYVHYALTHHPTWEIVVIDKLTYAGNLDNLKDISDRITFIEGDIANPEDVEKAVSGVDAILNFAAESHVDRSLRDPLPFIRTNIEGTLLLLEAARKHQIKRFLHVSTDEVYGDLVGSDRHSLESDPLLPRSPYAASKAGAEHLVFSYGISYGLDVVITRGSNTYGPYQYPEKIIPLFVTNALESKSLPIYGKGEAVRDYLYVEDHCSGIDTVLHAGESGNAYNIGARVQINGIEVATTVLGLLDRPESLMQYVSDRPGHDYRYSVDPSAAENLGWERKWDFKRGIAQTVAWYQQNADWWQAVKDKKVFQEHYKEWYTR